The DNA window TAATGGTTTATAATCATGGCATTACTTGAGGTTGTTAGCCCTAAATCATTGAAAGCAAATATAACATTATTTTAGATTAATTTCTACATGATTAAAATAAAAACACATTAGTTTTTTACGTTTATGAGTTGAGATGTATATAATTAGAAATATAAACATGTTTATATTTTCTAAAATATTAGTAATATACTTTGGATTATTCAGTAACTTTACGATCTAATATCATAGCCAAATTTTTAAGATTTTTTATAATGTCAAACAGAATTAATCCACAAATTGATGAGAGTTGGAAAACGGCTTTAGAAGATGAATTTAACAAGCCATATTTTCAAGAATTAAAGAGTTTCTTAGTTGCAGAAAAATCAAAATACACTGTATATCCGCCGGGTAGCAGAATATTCGCCGCTTTTGACGTGACTCCCTTTGACAGTGTCAAAGTTGTGATATTGGGACAAGATCCATATCACGGGGCGGGACAAGCACATGGTTTATGCTTTTCGGTGCCAAAAGGGATTCAGAAGCCACCCTCGCTACTAAATATTTGCAAGGAGCTGAATACAGATTTAGGAATACCAATTGCATCGCACGGAAATCTTGAAAAATGGGCAAAACAGGGGGTACTATTGCTAAACGCCACGCTTACTGTTAGAGCAAATATGGCAGGCTCACACCAAAACAGAGGTTGGGAAACTTTTACTAATGCGGCTATTGAAAAACTTTCTGAACAAAAATCGGGTCTGATTTTTATTCTTTGGGGTGCATATGCCCAAGCAAAGGAGCAAATAATTGACACATCGAAACACCATATACTAAAGGCACCACACCCCTCGCCTCTTTCAGTACATCGCGGATTTTTTGGGTGTAAGCATTTTTCTAAAACGAATGAACTATTGGTTAAGCAAGGAAAAACACCTATTGACTGGAACTTTGAGTGATTGGATTTCGGATGTCTGATTTTTGATTTTTGATTTCTAATTTCTAATTTTACTATATATTTGTAAAAAATTAAACTATTATGACTCGCATTATTATTATTCTAAACTTTTTTGGTTTTGTTTTTGTTTTAAACTCTTGCAAAAATGCAAGTACAGGTCAACAAACAGATAAAAATAATCCTAACAACTCAATACTTTGGGAAATATCAGGCAATGGATTAGAGCATAAATCTCACCTATACGGGACTATCCATA is part of the Bacteroidales bacterium genome and encodes:
- the ung gene encoding uracil-DNA glycosylase, producing MSNRINPQIDESWKTALEDEFNKPYFQELKSFLVAEKSKYTVYPPGSRIFAAFDVTPFDSVKVVILGQDPYHGAGQAHGLCFSVPKGIQKPPSLLNICKELNTDLGIPIASHGNLEKWAKQGVLLLNATLTVRANMAGSHQNRGWETFTNAAIEKLSEQKSGLIFILWGAYAQAKEQIIDTSKHHILKAPHPSPLSVHRGFFGCKHFSKTNELLVKQGKTPIDWNFE